The Leptodactylus fuscus isolate aLepFus1 chromosome 3, aLepFus1.hap2, whole genome shotgun sequence genome has a segment encoding these proteins:
- the LOC142198589 gene encoding olfactory receptor 5AR1-like, translated as MAENNGSVVTEFIFLGLTDNREIQLILFVLFLIIYLMIISGNFLIVLVAVTDLALHYPMYFFLANLSSLDIIYSTSIIPRMLRDFLSSRKVISLPECVVQMYISLAMGEVECILLAVMAYDRFVAICHPLHYTTIIRRSVCIRIATGTWICGFLLTIPSVVAVWRVDFCGNNKINHFECEIPEFISIACGNTALIQLLNFTIGTTLLILPVAFIIMTYVRILRSVLRIASSDGRKKAFSTCTSHIMVVTIFYGLPMFSYLKPRSRSDASTVKIYTVFYTTLTPLFNPIIYTLRNNEVKTALRKITQKVS; from the coding sequence ATGGCTGAGAACAATGGCTCTGTGGTCACAGAATTTATTTTCCTTGGACTTACCGATAACCGCGAGATACAACTCATCCTTTTTGTTCTTTTTCTCATCATTTATCTCATGATCATTTCAGGGAACTTTCTTATCGTTCTGGTCGCCGTCACAGATCTCGCTCTTCACTACCCCATGTACTTTTTCCTTGCCAATCTTTCTTCTCTAGATATCATCTACTCAACGTCCATCATACCGCGTATGCTGAGAGACTTCTTATCTTCCAGAAAAGTTATATCGTTGCCAGAATGTGTGGTCCAAATGTATATTTCATTGGCCATGGGAGAAGTAGAGTGTATTCTCTTAGCCGTGATGGCGTATGACCGCTTTGTAGCAATATGTCATCCTTTGCATTACACCACCATTATCCGCAGATCTGTGTGCATCCGAATAGCCACCGGGACATGGATTTGTGGATTTCTCTTGACTATTCCAAGCGTTGTCGCCGTATGGAGGGTGGATTTCTGTGGCAATAACAAAATCAATCACTTTGAATGTGAAATTCCCGAATTCATCTCTATAGCGTGCGGCAATACTGCCCTAATACAACTCCTGAACTTTACCATCGGAACAACCCTGTTAATTCTACCAGTGGCTTTTATTATTATGACCTATGTTCGAATTTTAAGATCTGTTTTAAGAATTGCTTCGTCCGACGGTCGGAAGAAAGCTTTCTCTACGTGCACCTCCCACATAATGGTTGTGACAATATTTTATGGGTTACCAATGTTCTCGTACTTAAAACCAAGGTCTCGCTCCGATGCAAGCACTGTGAAAATCTATACGGTGTTTTATACCACCCTTACTCCTCTCTTTAACCCTATCATTTATACACTTAGGAATAATGAAGTCAAAACAGCTTTAAGAAAAATCACCCAAAAAGTTAGTTAA